A genomic stretch from Thiomicrorhabdus sp. includes:
- the cysG gene encoding siroheme synthase CysG — protein sequence MDYLPIFVDLQRQPVLVVGGGDVALRKIRLLRQAGAQINLVALQLCPDLEILCSEKELVWFQGDFHPDQLAGMRLVIAATDVNSVNRQVFLAAELQGVPANVVDDAELCRFIFPAIVDRSPLMLAVSSGGHAPVLARQTREQLERMLPQSLSGLGRLAQHNRSRVKSALTDVGQRRAFWEQTFRGEIARRVESNDQEGAQKLLDHKLQAFAADRGCVSLVGAGPGDPELLTIKALQAMQQADVIVHDGLVSAEILELARRDAERICVAKKAGCHSMSQEEINRLLIHLAQQGLSVCRLKGGDPFIFGRGGEECEALKAAGIDYRIVPGISAAVGCAAYAGIPLTHRDYSRTVQLVTGHCKPGGETPDWRALAQSEQTLVIYMGLIRSSDIRDGLLQFGREKQTPVAIIENGTLPQQRVVLTCLEELTRTVEAEQIKSPALLIVGEVCALAEKLAWRGTSHELNKDMENDALRTA from the coding sequence ATGGACTATTTGCCGATTTTTGTCGATTTGCAACGCCAGCCGGTATTGGTGGTTGGCGGGGGCGACGTTGCCTTGCGAAAAATTCGTTTATTACGTCAGGCGGGGGCGCAGATCAATCTGGTTGCACTGCAATTGTGTCCCGATCTGGAAATCCTCTGTTCCGAAAAGGAATTGGTGTGGTTTCAGGGAGATTTTCATCCCGATCAGCTTGCCGGCATGCGCCTGGTGATCGCCGCTACGGATGTGAACAGCGTCAATCGGCAGGTTTTTCTCGCTGCCGAATTACAGGGCGTTCCGGCGAATGTGGTGGACGATGCCGAACTGTGCCGTTTTATTTTCCCGGCAATCGTCGATCGCAGCCCGCTGATGCTGGCGGTTTCCAGCGGAGGTCATGCTCCGGTGCTGGCGCGTCAGACTCGTGAGCAACTGGAGCGGATGTTACCGCAAAGTCTGTCCGGGCTCGGTCGCTTGGCGCAGCATAACCGAAGCCGGGTGAAATCGGCTTTGACGGATGTCGGGCAACGCCGGGCTTTTTGGGAACAGACGTTTCGGGGCGAGATCGCTCGTCGAGTGGAAAGCAACGATCAGGAGGGCGCACAGAAGCTTTTGGATCACAAGCTGCAGGCATTTGCAGCGGATCGGGGTTGTGTCTCACTGGTCGGCGCCGGGCCGGGTGATCCTGAGCTGCTGACCATTAAGGCTCTGCAGGCGATGCAGCAAGCGGATGTGATTGTCCATGACGGCCTGGTTTCAGCGGAGATTCTGGAGCTGGCACGCCGTGATGCCGAGCGTATTTGCGTGGCCAAAAAGGCCGGCTGTCATTCGATGTCGCAGGAAGAAATCAATCGGTTATTGATTCATCTGGCGCAGCAAGGATTGTCGGTCTGCCGTCTGAAGGGCGGCGATCCGTTTATTTTCGGGCGCGGCGGAGAGGAATGTGAAGCTTTAAAAGCGGCCGGTATTGATTATCGGATTGTCCCGGGAATCAGTGCAGCGGTCGGATGCGCCGCTTATGCCGGTATTCCACTGACACATCGCGATTATTCGCGGACGGTTCAGCTGGTAACCGGGCATTGCAAGCCGGGCGGCGAAACTCCGGATTGGCGCGCTTTGGCTCAATCCGAACAGACGCTGGTGATCTATATGGGGCTGATTCGGAGTTCGGACATTCGTGACGGACTCCTGCAGTTCGGTCGTGAAAAGCAGACGCCGGTGGCGATTATCGAAAACGGCACTTTACCGCAACAGAGGGTGGTGCTGACCTGTTTGGAAGAACTGACCCGCACGGTTGAAGCGGAACAGATCAAGAGCCCGGCTTTGCTGATTGTCGGCGAAGTGTGCGCTCTGGCGGAAAAGCTCGCCTGGCGGGGCACATCGCATGAATTAAACAAGGATATGGAAAATGACGCACTTAGAACAGCTTGA